The following coding sequences lie in one Cyanobacterium sp. Dongsha4 genomic window:
- a CDS encoding flavin-dependent dehydrogenase, whose translation MKVTEILYIEVSQPNPNIVCQWLHNTWQPSVGKKVNTSDGIRLELADNHHLSIFVWGLQRTTYLKIFRWGEKQVLAENKIKKEFEKAIKAQFPPYYPCLPDIDLNQNNIFSALESYYPETVKYFQKMPQGEYDLKRAYWWEKNWRESVKNKDKNINLTPKQVIFKDKTTGKADYDLIYVGGALGAIHAALMAKLGYHVLLIERLKFGRMNREWNISREEFQVLIDNGLFTKKEFESIIAAEYKDGFSKFFDAHNPSNLKAKVLHTPKVLNIAIDTSRLLTLCGQKLKQYGADIWEETEFNRVTIGKDLVTVNTTYSPTEEEKEATGRLLIDAMGTASPIAWQLAGDKTFDSVCPTVGAIVEGFEPEVWDFDYGDVLFSHGDISRGRQLIWELFPAEGKEVTIYLFHYHQVHPDNPGSLLEMYEDFFSILPEYRRCDLDKLTWKKPTFGYIPGRFTVSKDDRKIGCDRILCIGDAASVQSPLIFTGFGSLVRNLGKLTNLLDIALKYNLLDGESLNQIQAYQSNIAVTWMFSKGMMVPTHKTLPPQRINSMLNTFFGLLASEPETADTFIKDRTDWLTFNRLALKAASQNPPLLLWIWQMAGSKDIFKWLGSYYNFTIDAFKNFLLSPWFPQWLASQESWLPEYNPKLWFNLKVFASNLPQK comes from the coding sequence ATGAAAGTTACAGAAATTTTATATATAGAAGTCTCTCAGCCCAATCCTAATATAGTTTGTCAGTGGTTGCACAATACTTGGCAACCGAGTGTCGGTAAAAAAGTTAACACTTCTGATGGTATCCGCCTAGAATTAGCTGACAATCATCACTTATCAATTTTTGTTTGGGGATTACAGAGAACTACATATTTAAAAATCTTTCGTTGGGGAGAAAAACAAGTATTAGCAGAAAATAAAATAAAAAAAGAATTTGAAAAAGCAATTAAAGCTCAATTTCCTCCTTATTATCCCTGCTTACCTGACATTGACTTAAATCAAAATAACATCTTTTCAGCTCTTGAATCTTACTATCCTGAAACTGTTAAATATTTTCAAAAAATGCCCCAAGGAGAATATGATTTAAAACGGGCTTATTGGTGGGAAAAAAATTGGCGTGAAAGCGTTAAAAATAAAGATAAAAATATAAATTTAACTCCTAAACAAGTTATCTTTAAAGATAAAACTACAGGTAAAGCAGACTATGATTTAATTTATGTAGGAGGTGCTTTAGGTGCAATTCATGCGGCTTTAATGGCTAAACTAGGCTACCATGTTTTATTAATTGAACGCTTAAAATTTGGCAGAATGAACCGAGAATGGAATATTTCACGGGAAGAGTTTCAGGTTTTAATTGATAATGGTTTATTTACAAAAAAAGAATTTGAATCAATTATTGCGGCTGAATATAAAGACGGTTTTAGTAAGTTTTTTGATGCCCATAATCCTAGTAATTTAAAGGCTAAAGTTTTGCATACTCCCAAGGTTTTAAATATTGCTATTGATACCAGTAGATTGTTAACTTTATGTGGACAAAAATTAAAGCAATATGGAGCAGATATTTGGGAAGAGACGGAGTTTAATCGAGTCACCATTGGCAAAGATTTAGTCACAGTAAATACGACTTATTCTCCTACAGAAGAGGAAAAAGAAGCGACAGGAAGATTGTTAATTGATGCCATGGGCACTGCTTCTCCTATTGCTTGGCAATTGGCAGGAGATAAGACTTTTGATAGTGTTTGCCCCACTGTTGGTGCTATTGTTGAAGGATTTGAGCCTGAAGTGTGGGATTTTGACTATGGAGATGTTTTATTTTCTCACGGGGATATTTCAAGGGGAAGGCAGTTGATTTGGGAATTATTCCCTGCCGAAGGTAAGGAGGTAACAATTTATTTATTCCATTATCATCAAGTCCATCCTGATAACCCCGGCTCATTATTAGAAATGTATGAGGATTTCTTCTCAATTTTACCAGAATATCGTCGTTGTGATCTGGATAAATTAACATGGAAAAAACCTACTTTCGGTTACATTCCGGGGCGTTTCACTGTTTCTAAAGATGATCGAAAAATAGGATGCGATCGCATCTTGTGTATTGGAGATGCAGCATCTGTGCAATCACCTTTAATTTTTACAGGATTTGGCTCATTAGTGCGAAATTTAGGCAAATTAACAAATCTTTTAGATATAGCCTTAAAATATAACCTGCTTGATGGGGAATCATTGAATCAAATTCAGGCATATCAAAGTAATATAGCCGTTACTTGGATGTTTTCCAAAGGGATGATGGTGCCTACCCATAAAACCTTGCCACCTCAAAGAATTAACTCTATGTTAAATACATTCTTTGGTTTACTTGCCTCGGAGCCTGAAACAGCAGATACCTTTATTAAGGATCGCACAGATTGGCTAACTTTTAACAGATTAGCACTAAAAGCGGCTAGTCAGAATCCTCCCCTTCTCCTGTGGATTTGGCAAATGGCAGGAAGTAAAGATATTTTTAAATGGTTAGGCTCTTATTATAACTTTACTATTGATGCGTTCAAAAACTTTTTACTTAGCCCTTGGTTTCCTCAATGGTTAGCCTCTCAAGAATCATGGCTACCAGAATATAACCCGAAACTATGGTTTAACCTTAAAGTATTCGCATCTAACTTACCTCAAAAATAA
- a CDS encoding MOSC domain-containing protein, whose translation MNNLKIVNLYIYPIKSCQGIEVKSAQVTPKGLCLINDAYNYTIGDHRRCGVADRTFMLVDEQGKFLTQREYPQLATIKVDISDNKLILSSENNDISPFELTILDDDIHRKVTVWRDETMGIYQGEEVAKWFKNALKLNINCYLVKQSSQYIRPINNKYSLKDNQPVSFADGFPFLLTNTASLAELNHRLKVKYPQDNIQIPMRNFRPNIVIDTDTPFIEDTWEEIEINYIKFKLVKPCSRCIITTTHQKTGARNLNKEPLLTLSNYRKTQDGIMFGQNMIALSEGVIHTW comes from the coding sequence ATGAATAATTTAAAAATAGTTAATTTGTATATTTATCCTATTAAATCTTGTCAAGGAATCGAAGTTAAATCAGCACAAGTTACACCAAAAGGTTTATGTTTAATCAATGATGCTTATAATTATACCATTGGAGATCACCGAAGGTGCGGCGTAGCCGATCGCACTTTTATGTTAGTTGATGAACAAGGTAAATTTTTAACTCAGAGGGAATATCCTCAGTTAGCAACTATAAAAGTAGATATTAGTGATAATAAACTAATTTTAAGTAGTGAAAATAATGATATTTCGCCCTTTGAATTAACTATTTTAGATGATGATATTCACAGAAAAGTGACTGTTTGGCGAGATGAAACTATGGGAATATATCAAGGAGAAGAAGTAGCAAAATGGTTTAAAAATGCTTTAAAATTAAATATTAATTGTTACTTAGTCAAACAATCTTCTCAATATATTCGCCCTATTAATAATAAATATAGTTTAAAAGATAATCAACCAGTAAGTTTCGCAGATGGGTTTCCTTTTTTATTAACAAATACTGCTTCTTTAGCTGAATTAAACCATCGATTAAAAGTGAAATATCCCCAAGATAATATACAAATCCCCATGAGAAATTTTCGCCCCAATATTGTTATTGATACAGATACTCCTTTCATTGAAGATACATGGGAAGAAATTGAAATTAACTATATTAAATTTAAGTTAGTTAAACCTTGCAGTCGTTGTATAATAACTACAACACATCAAAAAACGGGAGCAAGAAATCTTAATAAAGAGCCATTATTAACTCTTAGTAATTATAGAAAAACTCAAGATGGAATTATGTTTGGCCAAAATATGATAGCTTTATCAGAAGGTGTCATTCATACTTGGTGA
- a CDS encoding TIGR03960 family B12-binding radical SAM protein, whose product MSIASDTLITPEIFKPARYLGNELGAKHKDFDTAKVRWVLTYPEVYEVGASNLGHIILYNIINAQPQQMCDRAYLPAPDLASKMRERNIPLFALETKRDVKEYDILGFSLSYELGATNILEMLSLAHIPLTWQERKDTDYPLIFAGGQTATSNPEPYADFFDFVALGDGEELLPEIGLIIEEGKRDRLTRTELLLDLAQIPGVYVPQFYDLQADGSVKPNRDDVPERVLRRVATPIPAYSIGLVPYVQTVHDRLTIEIRRGCTRGCRFCQPGMLTRPARDVEPDEVVDSIVEGMKQTGFNEFSLLSLSCSDYLSLPAVGIEIKNRLHEENISLSLPSQRVDRFDENIANIIGGTRKTGLTFAPEAGTQRMRDIINKGLTNEELLRGIQTAVREGWNQVKLYFMIGLPGETDADVIGIAETVRWLRQECRHLSSKRLNFNITISNFTPKPHTPFQWHSVSTSEFIRKQILLKQEFNGMRGVKVNYTDVRISAIEDFVGRGDRTLAPVVRRAWELGAGMDSWWESIDKAYGAWNQAIEEAGLSWKYRQVLQGEWNIFDGLPSPLTPLPEGEGNTLTPNPSPKERGEYPPVEGIRGGVYDAPLPWDHLDTGIEKQWLKEDLERALQEATVPDCAFDGCSSCGVCSPDFGHNIVVTPPPIPDYLGDFQPNQEKAQKIRVWFGKQGDMALVSHLDLVRLFDRAVRRAGIPISYTGGFHPGPKISIALALSLGMTSNGEIVDFENHTPIDIEEFKQKLIAQLPPQLPILAVEELPVKSPKATQLLNKAEYLITLSSDNKYSLSQWQNWIEDVKNSSEILMSKTDKKGRKKMVNLRVNLDDISLVKNDDQATNTIKLKYLGSAVNDGSLLTPDHVCYMLEQVSKQDLTLMKAHRERITLADYITQ is encoded by the coding sequence ATGTCGATCGCATCTGATACACTAATTACACCAGAAATATTTAAACCCGCCCGTTATTTAGGTAACGAATTGGGGGCAAAACATAAAGACTTTGACACCGCAAAAGTTAGATGGGTATTGACTTATCCTGAAGTTTATGAAGTAGGAGCGTCCAATTTGGGGCATATTATCCTTTATAATATTATTAACGCACAACCGCAACAAATGTGCGATCGAGCTTATTTACCTGCCCCCGATTTAGCCAGCAAGATGAGGGAGAGAAATATCCCCTTATTTGCCCTAGAAACAAAAAGAGACGTTAAAGAATACGATATTTTAGGATTTAGCTTAAGTTATGAGTTAGGAGCGACAAATATCTTGGAAATGCTGAGTTTAGCTCATATTCCCTTAACTTGGCAAGAAAGAAAAGACACCGATTACCCCTTAATATTCGCAGGAGGGCAAACTGCAACCTCAAATCCTGAGCCTTATGCTGACTTTTTCGACTTCGTGGCATTAGGTGACGGGGAAGAATTATTACCTGAAATCGGCTTAATTATTGAAGAAGGCAAACGAGACAGGTTAACCAGAACAGAGTTACTATTAGATTTAGCTCAGATACCCGGAGTATATGTGCCTCAATTCTACGATTTACAAGCCGATGGTAGCGTTAAGCCTAACCGTGATGATGTACCTGAAAGGGTATTAAGAAGAGTTGCCACACCTATTCCAGCCTATTCTATCGGTTTAGTTCCCTATGTGCAAACGGTTCACGATCGCCTCACGATAGAGATTAGAAGGGGTTGCACCAGAGGATGTCGTTTTTGTCAACCGGGGATGTTAACTCGCCCTGCAAGGGATGTTGAGCCTGATGAGGTGGTAGATAGCATCGTAGAAGGGATGAAACAGACAGGATTTAACGAATTTAGTCTATTATCTCTCAGTTGCTCTGATTATCTCTCATTACCTGCCGTGGGCATCGAAATTAAAAACCGTCTCCATGAGGAAAACATCTCCTTATCCCTTCCCTCCCAAAGAGTCGATCGCTTTGATGAAAATATTGCTAATATTATCGGTGGTACTCGGAAAACGGGCTTAACCTTTGCTCCCGAAGCAGGTACACAGCGAATGCGCGATATAATCAATAAGGGTTTAACCAATGAGGAATTATTGCGGGGTATTCAAACCGCAGTGAGGGAAGGCTGGAATCAGGTAAAACTCTATTTCATGATTGGCTTACCGGGTGAAACCGATGCGGATGTGATTGGTATAGCGGAAACCGTCAGATGGTTGCGTCAAGAATGTCGTCATCTCAGCAGTAAGCGTCTCAATTTCAACATTACCATTTCCAACTTTACCCCTAAACCTCATACTCCTTTCCAATGGCACTCCGTTTCTACTTCCGAATTTATACGCAAACAAATCCTTTTAAAACAAGAATTCAACGGAATGCGTGGAGTTAAAGTCAATTACACTGATGTGCGTATTTCTGCCATTGAAGATTTTGTGGGGAGAGGCGATCGCACCCTTGCTCCTGTAGTACGTCGTGCATGGGAGTTAGGGGCAGGTATGGATTCATGGTGGGAAAGCATCGATAAGGCTTATGGTGCATGGAATCAAGCCATTGAAGAAGCAGGTTTGAGTTGGAAATATCGTCAAGTGCTTCAGGGCGAATGGAATATATTTGACGGTTTACCCTCACCCCTAACCCCTCTCCCAGAGGGCGAGGGGAATACCCTCACCCCTAACCCCTCTCCCAAAGAGCGAGGGGAATACCCTCCTGTGGAGGGGATAAGAGGGGGGGTTTACGATGCCCCTTTACCGTGGGATCATTTAGATACGGGTATTGAGAAGCAATGGCTAAAAGAAGACTTAGAAAGGGCATTACAGGAAGCCACTGTGCCTGATTGTGCCTTTGATGGTTGCAGTAGTTGCGGTGTTTGTAGCCCTGATTTTGGTCATAATATAGTGGTAACGCCTCCTCCTATTCCTGACTATTTAGGAGATTTTCAACCCAATCAAGAGAAAGCCCAAAAAATTCGGGTTTGGTTTGGTAAGCAGGGGGATATGGCTTTAGTTAGCCATTTGGATTTAGTTAGACTATTTGACAGGGCTGTTAGAAGGGCAGGTATTCCCATATCCTACACAGGGGGATTTCATCCAGGACCGAAAATTTCCATTGCCCTTGCTTTATCATTAGGGATGACGAGTAATGGGGAGATAGTGGATTTTGAAAATCATACCCCCATAGACATAGAGGAATTTAAGCAGAAATTAATTGCTCAATTACCCCCACAATTACCCATCTTAGCAGTGGAAGAATTACCCGTTAAATCTCCTAAAGCTACCCAATTATTGAATAAAGCTGAATATTTAATTACCCTTTCTAGTGATAATAAATATAGCCTATCTCAATGGCAAAATTGGATTGAAGATGTGAAGAATTCTTCAGAAATTTTAATGTCAAAAACTGATAAAAAAGGCAGGAAAAAAATGGTAAATTTAAGGGTTAATCTTGATGATATTTCTTTAGTAAAAAATGATGATCAAGCAACAAATACCATTAAATTAAAATATCTCGGTAGTGCTGTCAATGATGGCTCTTTATTAACTCCTGATCATGTTTGTTATATGCTAGAACAAGTTAGCAAACAAGATTTAACCCTCATGAAAGCCCATCGGGAGAGGATTACTTTAGCTGATTATATAACTCAATAA
- a CDS encoding DNA methyltransferase produces MVLQSSILHQIPINYRNISQELLNIENKNRSNIFSWKGQFSPQFVEVLLKRYSKEDSIIFDPFLGSGTVISEASKLGLQAYGTEINPSAYTLSSLYQFINILPTQRQEIIDIFLNKLNEKLPDNSLPLFNNIDENYSSEGIKSKIFNLGQSFSDSALLKSFYEALIIFLDFDNKKLDISDIHNQSNKLSSLILNLPYSEKKIKIYHADSRQTPLKDSSVNFVITSPPYINVFNYHQQYRKSAEFLGWNVLSIAKSEIGSNRKHRSNRFLTVIQYCLDIALTFQEILRICSPNSRIIFVVGQQSNIRGVSFFNGELVAQIAYQILGLDLVLRQEREFMNRFGRIIKEDILHFYSKKVEAETFNLKQVKQLAINFLELAYLKANNDVKKDIQSAINMIDEVNPSPYYNYQ; encoded by the coding sequence ATGGTTTTACAATCTAGTATTCTGCATCAAATACCTATTAATTATAGAAATATCTCTCAAGAATTACTCAATATAGAAAACAAAAATAGAAGTAATATTTTTTCATGGAAAGGACAATTTTCACCTCAATTTGTAGAAGTTTTGCTAAAAAGATACTCTAAGGAAGATAGTATTATTTTTGATCCTTTTTTAGGGAGTGGAACAGTAATTTCTGAAGCTAGTAAATTAGGATTACAAGCATACGGAACAGAAATTAATCCCTCAGCATATACTCTTTCTAGTTTATATCAATTTATTAATATATTACCTACACAAAGACAAGAAATTATTGATATATTTTTAAACAAATTAAATGAAAAATTACCAGATAATAGTTTACCACTTTTTAATAATATTGATGAGAATTATTCATCAGAAGGAATAAAGTCAAAGATATTTAATTTAGGTCAATCATTTTCTGACTCAGCTTTGCTTAAATCTTTCTATGAAGCATTAATAATTTTCCTAGATTTTGATAATAAAAAATTAGATATTTCTGATATTCATAATCAAAGTAATAAGTTATCATCCTTAATTTTAAATTTACCATATTCAGAGAAAAAAATCAAAATTTATCATGCAGATTCTCGACAAACTCCTCTCAAAGATTCCAGTGTTAATTTTGTGATTACTTCACCACCTTATATTAATGTTTTTAATTATCATCAACAATATAGAAAATCAGCCGAATTTTTAGGTTGGAATGTTTTAAGTATAGCTAAATCAGAAATTGGCTCTAATCGTAAACATCGAAGTAATAGGTTTTTAACAGTGATTCAATATTGTTTAGATATTGCTTTAACTTTTCAAGAAATTTTGCGTATTTGCTCTCCTAATAGTAGAATAATATTTGTGGTAGGACAACAATCTAATATTAGGGGAGTTTCTTTTTTTAATGGTGAATTAGTTGCTCAAATAGCTTACCAAATTTTAGGTTTAGATTTAGTTTTAAGACAGGAAAGGGAATTTATGAATCGATTTGGTAGAATAATCAAAGAAGATATTTTACATTTTTATTCAAAAAAAGTTGAAGCTGAAACTTTTAATTTAAAACAGGTTAAACAATTAGCAATTAATTTTTTAGAATTAGCCTATTTGAAAGCTAATAATGATGTAAAAAAAGATATACAATCTGCAATTAATATGATTGATGAAGTAAATCCTTCGCCTTATTATAATTATCAGTAA
- a CDS encoding Bpu10I family restriction endonuclease, translating into MINLPKPHGEKLFALLNNEKLPKSDMLRIEKTINEYQNWRNKLININNDANTLDLMIKELNEYKKYIDVDLIFDSENDFLYRQKGQLKLDNSIIEEFLPILINNIYSEFLVNKGIFIGPTQCFSSLLFESNIANLYKGGGVNIRSKDQDFAISRKIFIQTSHYDDFRDSISLTSNIAYVAAECKTNLDKTMFQGGAATALDVKNSVPGAKYFLICEWLDMTPISSSLTAIDEILILRKAKRISSNIRSQFSSYKNRLKHRDYFINYLEKYPFSADVFARFLNQIEKAIGKNDLNINDVLNRGYF; encoded by the coding sequence ATGATAAATTTACCTAAACCTCACGGAGAAAAACTGTTTGCATTATTAAATAATGAAAAATTGCCAAAAAGTGATATGTTAAGAATCGAAAAGACAATTAATGAGTATCAAAATTGGCGTAATAAATTGATAAATATCAATAATGATGCTAATACTTTAGATTTAATGATCAAAGAATTGAATGAATATAAAAAATATATTGATGTTGACTTAATATTTGATAGTGAAAATGATTTTTTATATCGTCAAAAAGGACAATTAAAATTAGATAATTCTATAATTGAAGAATTTTTACCAATTTTGATTAATAATATTTATTCTGAATTTTTAGTGAATAAGGGTATATTTATTGGACCAACTCAATGTTTCTCTTCTTTATTATTTGAGTCAAATATTGCTAATCTTTATAAAGGAGGAGGAGTGAATATTCGTTCTAAAGATCAAGATTTTGCTATTAGCAGAAAAATTTTTATTCAAACATCACACTATGATGATTTTCGAGATAGTATTTCTTTAACAAGTAATATTGCTTATGTAGCTGCAGAATGTAAAACTAATTTAGATAAAACGATGTTTCAAGGAGGTGCCGCAACTGCTTTAGATGTTAAAAATAGTGTACCCGGTGCTAAATATTTTTTAATTTGTGAATGGTTAGATATGACTCCCATTAGTTCTTCTTTAACTGCTATTGATGAGATACTTATTTTGCGAAAAGCTAAACGTATATCATCCAATATTCGCAGTCAATTTAGTAGTTATAAAAATAGATTAAAACATAGAGATTATTTTATAAATTACCTTGAAAAATATCCTTTTTCTGCTGATGTCTTTGCTAGATTTTTAAATCAAATTGAAAAAGCAATAGGCAAAAATGACTTGAATATTAATGATGTATTAAATCGGGGGTATTTTTAG
- the accC gene encoding acetyl-CoA carboxylase biotin carboxylase subunit, translated as MPFAKILIANRGEIALRIIHSCEEMGIATVAVHSTIDRHALHVKLADESVCIGPPPSNKSYLNIPNIIAAALTRGAEAIHPGYGFLAENARFAQICADHNLQFIGPSPEAIIAMGDKSTAKKTMQEAGVPTIPGSKGLITDEEEAARVAAEIGYPVIIKATAGGGGRGMRFVSDETELSRLLRAAQGEAEAAFGNAGVYLEKFIELPRHIEFQILADSYGNVVHLGERDCSIQRRHQKLLEEAPSPALSADLRQKMGEAAVKAAKSINYVGAGTVEFLVDKYGNFYFMEMNTRIQVEHPVTEMITGLDLIKEQIAIAQGEKLAFTQEQIQLKGHAIECRINAEDPDHDFRPNPGKIIAYLPPGGPGVRMDSFVYPDYEIPPYYDSLIGKLIVWGEDRETAIKRMKRALRECAITGVQTTINFHQKILNNPEFLAGNVYTNFIEQNLLK; from the coding sequence ATGCCCTTTGCCAAAATCTTAATTGCGAACCGAGGTGAAATTGCTTTAAGGATTATTCATAGTTGTGAAGAAATGGGGATTGCCACCGTAGCGGTACATTCTACCATTGATCGCCATGCTCTTCACGTTAAATTAGCTGATGAGAGTGTTTGTATTGGACCTCCTCCCAGTAACAAAAGTTATTTGAATATTCCTAACATTATTGCCGCCGCTTTAACTAGAGGTGCAGAGGCAATCCACCCAGGTTATGGATTTTTGGCAGAAAATGCCCGTTTTGCTCAAATTTGTGCTGATCATAATCTTCAATTTATTGGCCCTTCCCCAGAGGCAATTATTGCTATGGGCGATAAATCCACCGCCAAGAAAACGATGCAAGAGGCAGGTGTACCAACGATTCCGGGTAGTAAGGGTTTAATTACGGACGAGGAGGAGGCCGCTAGAGTTGCCGCCGAAATTGGTTATCCTGTGATTATTAAAGCCACTGCTGGTGGTGGTGGTAGAGGAATGCGTTTTGTCTCTGATGAAACAGAATTAAGTCGTTTATTACGAGCCGCCCAAGGAGAGGCGGAAGCGGCTTTTGGTAATGCAGGAGTTTATTTAGAAAAATTTATTGAGTTACCTCGCCATATCGAGTTCCAAATATTAGCAGACAGTTACGGAAATGTGGTTCATCTAGGGGAGAGAGATTGTTCTATTCAACGTCGTCATCAGAAATTGCTTGAAGAAGCCCCTTCTCCTGCCCTTAGTGCTGATTTAAGGCAGAAAATGGGGGAAGCCGCCGTCAAAGCCGCTAAATCGATTAATTATGTCGGTGCTGGTACTGTAGAATTTTTGGTAGATAAGTACGGTAATTTTTATTTCATGGAGATGAATACCCGTATCCAAGTAGAACATCCTGTAACAGAAATGATTACTGGCTTGGATTTAATTAAAGAACAAATTGCGATCGCACAAGGGGAAAAACTAGCTTTTACTCAAGAACAAATACAATTGAAAGGTCATGCGATCGAATGTCGAATTAATGCTGAAGATCCTGATCATGATTTTAGGCCAAATCCGGGGAAAATTATCGCTTATTTACCACCAGGAGGCCCCGGTGTGAGGATGGATTCTTTTGTTTATCCTGATTATGAAATTCCACCTTACTATGATTCTTTAATTGGTAAATTGATTGTTTGGGGAGAAGATAGAGAAACGGCAATTAAGCGGATGAAAAGAGCCTTAAGAGAATGTGCTATTACGGGGGTACAAACTACTATTAACTTCCACCAGAAAATTCTCAACAATCCTGAATTTTTAGCGGGGAATGTTTATACTAACTTTATTGAGCAAAATTTATTGAAATAA
- a CDS encoding group 1 truncated hemoglobin produces the protein MSSLYEKLGGKEAVDIAVDKFYDKVLKDNRVNYFFANTDMKKQKAHQKAFMTYAFGGSDTFSGRDMRESHKHLVDNMGLTDVHFDAIAENLINTLKELGIQQNLIDEVGAIVGAVSHRNDVLNR, from the coding sequence ATGAGTAGTTTATATGAAAAATTAGGCGGTAAAGAAGCTGTAGATATTGCCGTTGATAAGTTCTACGATAAAGTGTTAAAGGATAATAGAGTTAACTATTTCTTTGCCAACACGGACATGAAGAAACAAAAAGCTCATCAAAAGGCTTTTATGACCTATGCTTTCGGAGGTTCTGATACTTTTTCTGGTAGAGATATGCGAGAATCCCATAAACATTTAGTGGATAATATGGGTTTAACAGATGTTCACTTTGATGCGATTGCAGAAAATTTGATCAATACTCTCAAAGAGTTAGGTATCCAACAAAATTTAATTGACGAAGTTGGAGCGATTGTCGGGGCTGTATCCCATAGAAATGATGTTCTAAACCGATAG
- a CDS encoding photosystem I reaction center subunit XI: MDVVNHGGDPQVGNLSTPVNGSAFTKAFINALPAYRKGLSPNRRGLEVGMAHGYLLYGPFAVLGPLRLTEYGPTAGLLATIGLVSILTICLSIYGAVGVGKPTETLTTPEVPMDLATKEGWSEFAGGFLLGGCGGAFFAFFLCQTPHLQPLIEVASNIWSS, translated from the coding sequence ATAGACGTAGTAAACCACGGTGGAGATCCCCAAGTAGGAAACCTCTCTACTCCCGTTAACGGATCTGCTTTTACTAAGGCTTTTATTAATGCTTTACCTGCATACCGCAAAGGTTTATCTCCTAACCGTCGTGGTTTAGAAGTAGGTATGGCTCACGGTTACTTATTATATGGACCTTTTGCCGTTTTAGGTCCTTTACGTTTAACTGAATATGGACCTACTGCTGGTTTATTAGCAACTATCGGTTTAGTTTCTATTCTCACCATTTGCCTATCTATTTATGGTGCGGTGGGAGTAGGCAAACCTACTGAAACTTTGACCACCCCTGAAGTACCTATGGACTTAGCTACTAAAGAAGGTTGGAGTGAATTTGCTGGTGGCTTTTTGTTAGGTGGTTGTGGCGGTGCGTTTTTCGCTTTCTTCCTCTGTCAAACTCCCCATTTACAACCTTTAATTGAAGTTGCTAGTAACATTTGGTCTTCATAA
- a CDS encoding photosystem I reaction center subunit VIII, with the protein MILGDFAASFLPAILVPAVGLVMPAVVMGLLFLQIESEA; encoded by the coding sequence ATGATTCTTGGAGATTTTGCTGCTTCTTTCTTACCTGCCATTTTAGTTCCTGCTGTTGGCTTAGTTATGCCTGCTGTTGTAATGGGATTATTATTCTTACAAATCGAAAGCGAGGCCTAA
- a CDS encoding Uma2 family endonuclease has product MMLITVDESTLILEAGKEVIFPHQTWWDYEQLLEIRQERVLPKLSFNAITQEIRLMSPLPSHGNRVNILGDLVKIMLNHQGKDWQGFDPITLKMPLKAGLEPDTCFYVDSMEAILGKERIDLTVDPPPDLAIEVDFTSITDIKAYELLKIPELWIYRQENLIIYIWGNESYLDSDKSRLFPDIDVKNILPHYIELAWKKGSSVALRQFSQSLINSTNI; this is encoded by the coding sequence ATAATGCTAATTACCGTAGATGAAAGTACCTTAATATTAGAAGCTGGTAAGGAAGTTATTTTTCCCCATCAAACATGGTGGGATTATGAGCAATTATTAGAAATTCGTCAAGAGAGGGTGCTTCCTAAGTTATCTTTTAATGCTATCACCCAAGAAATCCGTCTTATGTCGCCTTTACCCAGTCATGGAAATCGTGTTAATATTCTTGGTGATTTGGTGAAAATTATGTTGAATCATCAAGGGAAAGATTGGCAAGGTTTTGATCCTATCACCCTTAAAATGCCTTTGAAAGCTGGTTTAGAGCCTGATACTTGTTTCTATGTTGACAGTATGGAAGCTATCTTAGGAAAAGAAAGAATCGATTTAACTGTTGACCCTCCACCGGATTTAGCTATAGAAGTAGATTTTACCTCTATAACCGACATTAAGGCTTATGAATTATTAAAAATTCCTGAGTTATGGATTTATCGTCAAGAAAATTTGATTATTTATATCTGGGGAAATGAGAGTTATTTAGACAGTGATAAAAGTCGTTTATTTCCTGATATAGATGTGAAGAATATTTTACCTCATTATATTGAATTGGCATGGAAAAAGGGTTCAAGCGTTGCTTTACGTCAATTCAGTCAAAGCCTAATTAATTCAACAAACATTTAG